Proteins from a single region of Bogoriella caseilytica:
- a CDS encoding NADP-dependent oxidoreductase yields MSAIMRAAAIDSFGGPEVLRVREMDRPVVPADGVLVRVISAGVQLTDTAIRAGWTPPGALIRFPQILGNEFSGFIEEVGADADDFRVGDRVAGFSVLNCYAEYVAVPQAQIVRKPESVTWSAAGALSASGQTAHTAFEELAVAAGEVVLVCGAAGGVGTIFTQLAVRAGATVIGTASEANHDYLRSLGAVPVAYGDGQGDRIRAMAPRIDVALDAAGHENLRTALELVADRDRVATIVDMALAAELGCRIVRSRRSADRLADLMSRLERGELDVHIRRHYRLDHVADAHREVGTGHGRGKVVLEIGQMP; encoded by the coding sequence CTGCTGACGGTGTTCTTGTGCGAGTGATCTCTGCGGGGGTTCAGCTCACCGACACGGCGATCCGTGCCGGCTGGACGCCTCCCGGTGCCCTGATCAGGTTCCCGCAGATTCTCGGCAACGAGTTCTCCGGATTCATTGAGGAGGTCGGTGCCGATGCGGACGACTTCCGAGTCGGTGACAGGGTTGCCGGCTTCAGTGTGCTGAATTGTTACGCCGAGTACGTCGCCGTGCCGCAAGCGCAGATCGTGCGGAAGCCGGAGAGCGTGACGTGGTCGGCGGCCGGGGCGCTCTCGGCCTCGGGGCAGACCGCTCACACTGCGTTCGAGGAGCTCGCTGTGGCCGCAGGCGAGGTCGTGCTCGTCTGTGGTGCTGCTGGTGGAGTGGGCACGATCTTCACTCAGCTAGCCGTCCGCGCCGGCGCGACCGTCATCGGGACCGCCAGCGAGGCCAATCATGACTACCTCAGGTCCCTGGGTGCTGTTCCCGTGGCCTATGGGGACGGGCAAGGCGATCGCATCCGCGCCATGGCGCCGCGCATTGACGTCGCCCTCGATGCGGCCGGGCACGAGAACCTGCGCACCGCGCTCGAACTGGTGGCCGATCGAGATCGAGTAGCAACGATCGTGGACATGGCGCTGGCAGCCGAACTCGGATGCCGGATCGTGCGCAGCCGCCGTAGCGCCGACCGCTTGGCCGATCTCATGTCACGGCTCGAGCGAGGTGAGTTGGACGTGCACATCCGCCGTCACTACCGACTTGATCATGTTGCTGACGCGCACCGCGAGGTGGGAACCGGGCACGGGCGCGGCAAGGTCGTCCTCGAGATCGGCCAGATGCCGTGA
- a CDS encoding MFS transporter → MRARTPDLQEKLWTARTWPFIASVLALMTFIAFESFAVTTVLPVAMADLGDIGWYSFAYAATITTALIGMVVGGNWADRSGPRVPLIVGGSIFLFGLALSVVAPESVTFVLGRLLQGIGGGIDSVILYVLIARHIPEAPRPRMFGLLTAAWLVPSLAGPVIAGALTDLMTWRAVFGIVLAGATVSLLALLHVTRTPVRPREAGAARPERGVWSGIIGRNGALACLAAALLVALHLSSQLSPPVSVLVVAVASVALLATARIILPAGTLLLRGGPQRLVALRAILGATVATTNLYLTLYLQSERGYPPTTAGLVIAMGASGWALGAWVQGRFPATQASHRRLVLQAALLVATGTALVLIYTGIGLPLWGLVIGCLAMGAGMGTAYPRLASATLALASTQDHGAYSSALQSGESMGIGVTTALIAVVLATGATFTLAFGILLMLAGAGIVIALRGAVT, encoded by the coding sequence GTGAGGGCCCGTACTCCCGATCTGCAGGAGAAACTGTGGACGGCGCGAACGTGGCCGTTCATCGCCAGTGTGCTGGCATTGATGACCTTCATTGCCTTCGAGTCCTTTGCCGTCACCACCGTCCTCCCGGTCGCGATGGCCGACCTCGGGGATATCGGGTGGTACTCCTTCGCCTATGCAGCCACGATCACCACCGCCCTGATCGGTATGGTCGTCGGCGGCAACTGGGCCGATCGATCCGGGCCTCGTGTGCCGTTGATCGTCGGCGGGAGCATATTCCTGTTCGGCCTGGCCCTGAGCGTGGTCGCACCGGAAAGCGTGACCTTCGTTCTCGGGCGGCTCCTGCAAGGAATCGGCGGTGGGATCGACTCGGTCATTCTCTACGTCCTCATTGCCCGCCACATTCCTGAAGCTCCGCGGCCGCGCATGTTCGGGCTCCTGACCGCCGCCTGGCTCGTCCCCTCCCTGGCCGGGCCCGTGATCGCGGGAGCTTTGACCGATCTCATGACCTGGCGTGCCGTGTTCGGGATCGTCCTTGCCGGAGCCACCGTCTCGCTCCTGGCGCTGCTGCATGTCACCCGCACCCCTGTGCGGCCACGCGAAGCCGGCGCCGCACGGCCTGAACGTGGCGTGTGGTCGGGGATCATCGGGCGGAACGGAGCGCTGGCCTGCCTGGCCGCCGCGTTACTCGTCGCCCTGCACCTGAGCAGCCAGCTCAGCCCACCCGTCTCGGTCCTGGTCGTGGCGGTGGCCTCCGTCGCGCTCCTTGCCACAGCGCGCATCATCCTCCCTGCGGGGACGCTCCTCCTGCGCGGCGGACCTCAACGGCTCGTGGCGCTCCGCGCCATCCTGGGTGCCACCGTCGCTACGACCAACCTGTACTTGACGCTCTACCTCCAGAGCGAACGCGGCTACCCGCCCACCACTGCGGGCCTGGTCATCGCGATGGGCGCCAGCGGATGGGCGCTGGGCGCCTGGGTTCAAGGGCGCTTTCCCGCCACACAGGCCAGCCATCGGCGTCTCGTTCTGCAGGCCGCGCTGCTGGTTGCGACCGGGACGGCTCTGGTGCTGATCTACACGGGCATCGGCCTGCCGCTCTGGGGGCTCGTCATCGGATGTCTCGCGATGGGTGCAGGTATGGGCACTGCCTACCCCCGGCTCGCCAGCGCCACACTGGCGCTGGCAAGCACCCAGGACCACGGTGCTTACAGTTCCGCCCTGCAGTCAGGAGAAAGTATGGGGATCGGCGTCACCACCGCGCTCATCGCCGTCGTGCTCGCTACCGGGGCCACCTTCACCTTGGCATTCGGAATCCTCCTCATGCTCGCCGGGGCCGGCATCGTGATCGCACTGCGTGGCGCAGTCACGTAG
- a CDS encoding acetylxylan esterase, translated as MPLEELWRHRAPRTCPADFEDFWNQTIESARQAAQPADLRREASPVSTVLIENLTFSGYAGDPIQAQIVRPTTSAPAPAVLQFLDYGEGAGLPGERLHWASCGYVSVIMDSRGQGTRLTAGHTADPHGTGPSVPGFMTRGILDPETFYYRRLYTDALRLVDAVAELPFVDASRIAVTGRGQGGSLALAAAALHRRVAAAMPCAPLLCDAGRSIVITPQPPITEITRFLSVHHGREPEVLRTLAYTDGAELAYRVTIPTYMSTSLMDGVAMPSTAFAAFHNLASQDKSLEVYEHNAHEGGGYRHWLRQVEWLRERFGSD; from the coding sequence ATGCCACTCGAGGAGCTGTGGCGCCATCGGGCGCCGCGGACGTGCCCCGCAGACTTCGAGGACTTCTGGAACCAGACCATCGAGAGTGCACGCCAGGCCGCTCAACCTGCCGACCTGCGCAGGGAAGCCAGCCCGGTGAGTACCGTGCTCATCGAGAACCTGACCTTCTCCGGGTACGCCGGCGATCCCATCCAGGCGCAGATCGTCCGCCCCACGACCTCCGCCCCCGCCCCCGCCGTGCTCCAGTTCCTGGACTACGGGGAAGGGGCGGGACTCCCGGGCGAGCGCCTCCACTGGGCAAGCTGCGGATACGTGAGCGTCATCATGGACTCCCGGGGCCAAGGCACGAGGCTTACGGCAGGCCACACTGCCGATCCGCACGGCACGGGCCCGTCAGTGCCGGGGTTCATGACTCGAGGCATTCTCGATCCCGAGACCTTCTACTACCGGCGCTTGTACACCGATGCCCTTCGTTTGGTGGACGCCGTCGCCGAACTCCCTTTCGTGGACGCCTCTCGCATCGCCGTCACCGGCAGGGGCCAGGGCGGGTCACTCGCTCTCGCCGCAGCGGCGCTCCACCGCAGGGTTGCTGCTGCTATGCCCTGCGCGCCCTTGCTCTGCGATGCCGGACGAAGCATCGTCATCACACCGCAGCCACCCATCACGGAGATCACCCGGTTCCTCAGCGTCCACCACGGTCGCGAACCGGAGGTGCTCCGCACTCTCGCGTACACCGACGGGGCCGAGCTCGCGTACCGCGTGACCATCCCGACCTACATGTCCACCTCCTTGATGGACGGCGTCGCCATGCCGTCGACCGCCTTCGCCGCCTTCCACAACCTCGCTTCGCAAGACAAGAGCCTCGAGGTGTACGAACACAACGCTCACGAGGGGGGCGGCTACCGCCATTGGCTTCGACAGGTCGAGTGGTTGCGCGAGCGCTTCGGCTCCGATTGA
- a CDS encoding LPXTG cell wall anchor domain-containing protein codes for MPRFLELYEGVSGEPPVLADDPDAIEIGFADEFEELSQEWVLEPGLGVTVDDGVALLEVLPDSPVPWPAMAREITVDVDVTPVLRVALPSVSGQWALKLNDGGAVDIDVQPGSSAGGVHSFDIAALTGWSGEQTFSIKLFAVGGDASIAVESVRVQGQQAGFVDNFSSETLEWDVGQGLETVLADGTLRITVGPDSAHGFGAVQRGVDVDLDAFPVLRLALPSVDGDWALKVNNGSGDDVDLEPGSNASGVFSFDVPAATGWSGSQSFTIKLFAVGGGAEIVVDSVRLVSASQGQEWVRGAAEYENFWSPASLDFSATYPGGAAVSGADAMVGLDSVVREFEIDQAPGEGEVLRVAGSFVGAVEVDADAGVITVAGDHVRYAVAIPGMEDVYFFESIEELEAGGPASSEPTSRMGVWAAAVPESASQVRIGAGFSVDDNAQAVARAQAAAATPIADARAELVSFWADALAGVPHPQDFSLLGVADDGGLSDDQVRSAYYRAFVALYSNVLPPQPETGFAYRTVATGKPSMWNHGAPGAQSAAAWESFIGVQFLAYVDPEAAWDSFNGLMSLVDEDGSLAGESLPSRKAQAAWVLYAMTGQSQELAYSYDALIRLLQWQADNPRWIYGAYDNPGERDSEFVTTLIIDIDYGIQIAEVLGHDDDIDMLNDLREELLTGYHHHYWDTPHDVPPRQYLFPGDPDCSVRGGCYGNLFQTTMALHVDGLEEQRADALLAFFDSVYDPAAQFAGTADVKYPNMSYTVYGLLDHGRSQDAQTLTSAVLREIIGSGSFAEAYDPSEDGPVPVGVRPSIFGLATVIDAVWLNNGYRMDLGDPHALLAPAATGGLHGITYRGQTLNTEVNAAAGEVTFSGPAVAATEECNTITGVQVGTTIALPTQCEGTDPDPTDPDPTDPDPTDPDPTDPPGEPVATPDEELGEDVRGDVSVPESAERGETIDVTVPSASGEQVRVWLHSDPVLLTTGDVSADGTIAATIPEGATLGDHRIVVQWADGELIGWAPIEIVAAPVSGGGVDGAGAAGGDAAGKYGALPNTGAGGSTHLALAAITAMLLGGLILAVRHRALTAGR; via the coding sequence ATGCCTCGGTTCTTGGAGTTGTATGAGGGGGTTTCGGGGGAGCCGCCGGTGTTGGCGGATGATCCGGATGCGATCGAGATTGGTTTTGCTGATGAGTTCGAGGAGCTGTCGCAGGAGTGGGTGTTGGAGCCTGGTCTTGGTGTGACGGTTGATGATGGGGTGGCGCTTCTTGAGGTGTTGCCGGATTCACCGGTTCCGTGGCCGGCGATGGCTCGTGAGATCACTGTTGATGTGGATGTGACTCCGGTGTTGCGGGTGGCGTTGCCGTCGGTGAGTGGTCAGTGGGCGTTGAAGCTCAATGACGGTGGTGCTGTTGATATCGATGTGCAGCCGGGTTCTTCTGCGGGTGGTGTGCATAGTTTCGATATTGCGGCCCTGACGGGGTGGAGTGGTGAGCAGACGTTCTCGATCAAGTTGTTCGCCGTGGGTGGGGATGCTTCGATCGCGGTGGAGAGTGTGCGTGTGCAGGGCCAGCAGGCTGGTTTTGTGGACAACTTCTCCTCGGAGACGTTGGAGTGGGATGTGGGTCAGGGGTTGGAGACTGTGCTGGCCGATGGGACGTTGAGGATCACGGTGGGGCCGGACTCTGCTCATGGCTTTGGTGCTGTGCAGCGTGGTGTCGATGTTGATCTGGATGCTTTCCCGGTGCTGCGGTTGGCGTTGCCCAGTGTTGATGGTGACTGGGCGTTGAAGGTCAACAATGGTTCTGGGGACGATGTGGATCTTGAGCCGGGTTCGAATGCTTCTGGTGTGTTCAGTTTTGATGTTCCTGCCGCGACGGGTTGGTCGGGTTCGCAGTCGTTCACGATCAAGTTGTTCGCCGTGGGTGGTGGCGCGGAGATCGTGGTCGACAGCGTGCGGTTGGTGAGTGCTTCCCAGGGCCAGGAGTGGGTTCGTGGTGCTGCGGAGTATGAGAACTTCTGGTCGCCGGCGTCGTTGGATTTCTCTGCGACGTATCCCGGTGGTGCGGCGGTCTCTGGTGCGGATGCCATGGTGGGGCTGGACTCGGTGGTGCGTGAGTTCGAGATCGATCAGGCGCCCGGTGAGGGTGAGGTTCTTCGTGTGGCGGGCTCCTTTGTGGGGGCTGTGGAGGTCGATGCCGATGCCGGGGTGATCACTGTTGCCGGGGATCACGTGCGTTACGCGGTGGCGATCCCGGGCATGGAGGATGTGTACTTCTTCGAGTCCATTGAGGAGCTGGAAGCTGGTGGTCCGGCCTCGAGTGAGCCGACCTCGCGGATGGGTGTGTGGGCCGCGGCGGTGCCGGAGTCGGCCAGTCAGGTGCGGATCGGGGCGGGGTTCTCCGTTGATGACAACGCCCAGGCGGTGGCGCGTGCTCAGGCGGCGGCTGCGACGCCGATCGCGGATGCTCGTGCTGAGCTGGTGAGTTTCTGGGCGGATGCGTTAGCTGGTGTTCCGCATCCGCAGGACTTCTCGTTGCTGGGTGTGGCCGATGATGGCGGGCTCAGTGATGACCAGGTGCGTAGCGCGTACTACCGGGCCTTTGTGGCGCTGTATTCCAACGTGTTGCCCCCGCAGCCTGAGACCGGTTTCGCGTATCGCACGGTGGCTACCGGTAAGCCCTCGATGTGGAACCACGGAGCTCCCGGGGCGCAGTCTGCTGCGGCGTGGGAGAGTTTCATCGGTGTCCAGTTCCTGGCCTATGTCGATCCCGAGGCGGCCTGGGATTCCTTCAATGGGCTGATGTCACTGGTTGATGAAGATGGTTCCCTGGCTGGGGAGAGCCTGCCCAGCCGGAAGGCTCAGGCGGCTTGGGTGCTGTATGCCATGACCGGACAAAGCCAGGAGTTGGCGTACAGCTATGACGCGTTGATCCGGTTGCTGCAGTGGCAGGCCGATAACCCGCGCTGGATCTACGGCGCGTATGACAATCCCGGTGAACGCGACTCCGAGTTCGTGACCACCTTGATCATCGATATCGACTACGGCATTCAGATCGCTGAGGTCCTGGGCCACGATGACGACATCGACATGCTCAACGACCTCCGCGAAGAACTCCTGACCGGCTACCACCACCACTACTGGGACACTCCGCACGATGTGCCCCCGAGGCAGTACCTCTTCCCGGGCGACCCGGACTGCAGTGTGCGTGGCGGCTGTTACGGCAACCTCTTCCAGACCACGATGGCCCTGCACGTGGACGGGCTCGAGGAGCAGCGGGCAGATGCCCTGCTCGCCTTCTTCGACTCGGTCTACGATCCAGCAGCGCAGTTCGCAGGAACCGCAGATGTGAAGTACCCCAACATGTCCTACACCGTCTACGGTCTGCTCGATCATGGGCGGTCGCAGGACGCGCAGACGCTGACCAGTGCGGTGTTGCGGGAGATCATTGGCAGTGGTTCGTTCGCGGAGGCCTATGACCCTTCCGAGGATGGCCCAGTGCCGGTGGGGGTGCGTCCGTCGATCTTTGGGCTGGCCACAGTGATCGATGCGGTCTGGCTCAACAACGGCTACCGCATGGACCTGGGAGACCCCCACGCCCTGCTCGCCCCAGCAGCCACCGGCGGCCTGCACGGCATCACCTACCGCGGCCAGACGCTGAACACCGAGGTCAACGCTGCAGCCGGTGAAGTGACCTTCTCCGGACCCGCGGTCGCCGCGACCGAGGAATGCAACACCATCACCGGCGTCCAGGTCGGCACCACCATCGCCCTGCCCACCCAATGCGAAGGCACCGACCCCGACCCGACCGACCCCGACCCCACCGACCCCGACCCGACCGACCCCGACCCGACCGATCCTCCGGGAGAGCCTGTCGCCACGCCGGATGAGGAGCTCGGTGAGGATGTCCGCGGTGACGTGAGTGTTCCGGAATCGGCCGAGCGGGGCGAGACGATCGATGTCACGGTTCCGAGTGCGTCGGGGGAGCAGGTGCGCGTGTGGCTGCACTCGGATCCGGTGCTGCTCACGACCGGGGACGTGTCCGCTGATGGCACCATCGCTGCCACGATCCCGGAGGGTGCCACCCTGGGCGATCACCGGATCGTCGTGCAATGGGCCGATGGTGAGCTCATCGGCTGGGCACCGATCGAGATCGTGGCGGCGCCGGTCTCCGGTGGAGGAGTGGACGGCGCAGGTGCTGCCGGAGGTGACGCTGCCGGGAAATACGGTGCCCTACCGAACACCGGCGCCGGCGGCAGCACTCACCTTGCCTTGGCTGCCATCACCGCGATGCTGCTCGGCGGTCTGATCCTGGCGGTGCGACACCGCGCGCTCACGGCAGGTCGCTGA